A stretch of Nonomuraea africana DNA encodes these proteins:
- the ligA gene encoding NAD-dependent DNA ligase LigA gives MSAEVEGVPVDALKRHAELSELVEDARWRYYVLDQPTVSDAQFDGWFNELLQLEQAHPTLQTPDSPTQKVGAPAAGDFAKVQHLQKMESLDNAFNDADIAAWQTRAERLAEGDPGPYLCELKIDGLAIALVYRDGKLDRGATRGDGRTGDDVTPNVRTIKGIPHRLEGDDVPSLVEVRGEVYIPVEEFGKLNEQLVAQGKAPFANPRNAAAGTLRQKDPRITAQRPLRMLVHGVGVWEGAAEPQTQSQVYDRLREFGLPVSDLYRVVPDLTGINDFIEHYRAHRHDPAYEIDGVVVKVDKIRTQRELGSTSRAPRWAIAYKYPPEEVNTKLLDIEVGVGRTGRVTPYAVMEPVLVAGSTVERATLHNAAIVVKKGVLIGDTVVLRKAGDVIPEIVAPVTALRDGSEREFVMPTHCPECGTELAYEKEGDADLRCPNARSCPAQIRERLYFAAGRRALDIEGLGYVAATALTQPVEGQEPVLRTEADLFDLTLEQLIPIRSVVRDQETGLPKIDPKTGEPKVVSFFSNVSGVPSQNALKLLAELEEAKKVPLWRVLVALSIRHVGPPTAQELAGALRSIDAVMNASEEELAAVEGIGPRVAATIREWFEVDWHREIVERWKAAGVRMEDEPAPEKGPQILEGLTFVVTGTLEGFTRDSAAEAITSRGGKVAGSVSKKTAFVVVGENAGSKYDKAVSLGVPILNEAGFRVLLDQGPEAAAEVAVKPEE, from the coding sequence AGCTCGAACAAGCCCATCCCACGCTGCAGACGCCCGACTCGCCGACGCAGAAGGTGGGCGCGCCGGCCGCGGGCGATTTCGCCAAGGTCCAGCACCTGCAGAAGATGGAAAGCCTCGACAACGCCTTCAACGACGCCGACATCGCCGCCTGGCAGACCAGGGCCGAGCGGCTGGCGGAGGGCGACCCCGGGCCCTACCTGTGCGAACTGAAGATCGACGGTCTCGCCATCGCGCTGGTCTACCGCGACGGCAAGCTGGACCGCGGCGCCACCAGGGGCGACGGGCGCACCGGCGACGACGTGACGCCCAACGTCCGCACGATCAAGGGCATCCCGCACCGGCTCGAGGGCGACGACGTGCCCTCGCTCGTCGAGGTGCGCGGCGAGGTCTACATCCCCGTCGAGGAGTTCGGCAAGCTCAACGAGCAGCTGGTCGCGCAGGGCAAGGCGCCCTTCGCCAACCCGCGCAACGCCGCGGCGGGCACGCTGCGGCAGAAGGACCCCCGCATCACCGCGCAGCGGCCGCTGCGGATGCTGGTCCACGGAGTCGGCGTCTGGGAGGGCGCGGCCGAGCCGCAGACCCAGTCGCAGGTCTACGACCGGCTGAGGGAGTTCGGGCTGCCGGTGAGCGACCTCTACCGGGTGGTGCCCGACCTCACCGGCATCAACGACTTCATCGAGCACTACCGGGCGCACCGCCACGACCCCGCCTACGAGATCGACGGCGTGGTCGTCAAGGTCGACAAGATCAGGACCCAGCGCGAGCTCGGCTCCACCTCGCGGGCGCCGCGCTGGGCGATCGCCTACAAGTACCCGCCGGAGGAGGTCAACACCAAGCTCCTCGACATCGAGGTGGGCGTCGGCCGCACCGGCAGGGTCACGCCCTACGCGGTGATGGAGCCCGTGCTCGTGGCGGGGTCCACGGTCGAGCGGGCCACGCTCCACAACGCGGCGATCGTCGTCAAGAAGGGCGTGCTCATCGGCGACACCGTCGTCCTGCGCAAGGCGGGCGACGTCATCCCCGAGATCGTCGCCCCCGTGACGGCGCTGCGCGACGGCTCCGAGCGCGAGTTCGTCATGCCGACCCACTGCCCCGAGTGCGGCACCGAGTTGGCCTACGAGAAGGAGGGCGACGCCGACCTGCGCTGCCCCAACGCCCGCTCGTGTCCCGCGCAGATCCGTGAGCGGCTCTACTTCGCGGCGGGGCGGCGCGCCCTCGACATCGAGGGCCTCGGCTACGTCGCCGCCACCGCGCTGACCCAGCCGGTCGAGGGGCAGGAGCCGGTGCTGCGCACCGAGGCCGACCTGTTCGACCTCACGCTCGAGCAGCTGATCCCGATCAGGTCGGTGGTGCGCGACCAGGAGACCGGCCTGCCCAAGATCGACCCGAAGACCGGCGAGCCGAAGGTGGTCTCGTTCTTCTCCAACGTCAGCGGCGTGCCGAGCCAGAACGCGCTGAAGCTCCTCGCCGAGCTGGAGGAGGCCAAGAAGGTGCCGCTCTGGCGGGTGCTGGTCGCGCTCTCCATCCGCCACGTCGGGCCGCCCACCGCCCAGGAGCTCGCGGGCGCGCTGCGCTCCATCGACGCGGTCATGAACGCCTCCGAGGAGGAGCTGGCCGCGGTCGAGGGCATCGGCCCGAGGGTCGCCGCGACCATCCGCGAGTGGTTCGAGGTCGACTGGCACCGTGAGATCGTCGAGCGCTGGAAGGCGGCGGGCGTCCGCATGGAGGACGAGCCCGCCCCCGAGAAGGGCCCGCAGATCCTCGAGGGGCTCACTTTCGTGGTCACCGGCACCCTGGAGGGCTTCACCCGCGACTCGGCCGCCGAGGCCATCACCTCGCGCGGGGGCAAGGTCGCCGGGTCGGTCTCGAAGAAGACCGCCTTCGTGGTGGTGGGCGAGAACGCCGGCTCCAAGTACGACAAGGCGGTCAGCCTGGGCGTGCCCATCCTCAACGAGGCCGGGTTCAGGGTGCTGCTGGACCAAGGTCCCGAAGCCGCTGCGGAGGTCGCCGTAAAGCCGGAAGAATAG
- a CDS encoding EF-hand domain-containing protein — MSDLSGERLAELRQAFDSIDASGDGFISEEEFLRHFPDLPAEALGSLEEAADADGDGRISFEEFVRLLG, encoded by the coding sequence ATGTCCGATCTCAGCGGTGAGCGGTTGGCGGAGCTCCGTCAGGCCTTCGACTCGATCGACGCCAGCGGCGACGGGTTCATCAGCGAGGAGGAGTTCCTCAGGCACTTCCCCGACCTGCCCGCCGAGGCGCTCGGATCGCTGGAGGAGGCCGCCGATGCCGACGGAGACGGCCGGATCTCCTTCGAGGAGTTCGTCCGTCTCCTGGGCTGA